The genome window gaggagctgAACGAGATAGAAATGCAAGAGCAGCAAAGCGAGGTGGAAGGGCAAGAACAACAAGACGAGAAGGTGACCGCTGTTGAAGATGAGTCCTTAGAAGTCATGGTTCGGGTCGAAGAGATCGCGCCCGAGGACGACCGGTTGGTGCCGGTGGTGGCGCTAGATGAGATGACGATCGCCGATGGTTCGGGTTTGCATCGGGATgttgaagaggaggaggatgacacgAATCGTGTAGATGATGAGCAAGATTCGAGGGATGTCGACATCGGAGTGGTTCTGGAGGAGAAGAGGATTTTGGATTCTTCGGTTGCAACGCCGGCCGATGCGATCGAGGACTCTGCTGTGCTCATCAGCCCCATCCCTCGTCCAGAGATTGTAACAAACCCATCTGATCCTGATCAGAACTCCATTCCCCACGACGATGAAGATGTTCCTGACGATACTGTTGAAATAGGAGATTCCacaactgaagaagaacatatCTTGCCTCAAGGTACTACTCTCTTCATATGCTTCTCACATCATGTCCCATTTCTTGTCAGTTAGTATCCATCTCATGGTTCCTGCTTCAGTCACAGAAGCAGTTTCTGAAGATGACAACAGATCAGCAGAAGTGGACACGAACTGCGAGGTATCAATCGGAAGCGATATATGCGAACGGGAGCAAGATGAACACGTCGTCCCATTTCAAGACTCAGCGCTTGAGGACCTGGTTGCTCCATTGGCAGCTGCAGATGATCAGCCATTGCCATTGGAAATCCTAGCCCAAACTGAGCAAGGTAGTACACTGATTGAACAATACTTGACATgcaattccccccccccccccccccccactgagATGTTCTTGATACTTGGCGCTTTTGTTGAGctaaaattaattttaactTTTGTTGGATTAGAAGCAAGTGAAACCGAACAGGAGGAGGTGACCGACGCCACAAGATTAAACCACCTACCAAATGAACAGAACGAGGCCGAAGACGACAAGGCACCTGAGACACCGACGTACGGCGTCGCCACACAACGCTCGGACAGAATGTTTTTGCTCGAGAGGAAACGGTCGCTGTCGTTATCTTTGGACGGGAGCGTAGCAAGCGAGGTCGAGGGCGGCGAGCCTTCCACCGTGGATCAGCTGAAATCGGCGCTGCAGGCCGAGCGAAAGGCGCTCGGCGCGCTGTACGCCGAGCTGGAGGAAGAGCGGAACGCCGCTGCCATCGCGACCAACCAGACGATGGCGATGATCAACAGGCTGCAAGAGGAGAAGGCGGCGATGCAGATGGAGGCGCTGCAGTACCAACGGATGATGGAGGAGCAGTCGGAGTACGACCAGGAGGCGCTGCAGCTGCTGAACGAGCTGGTCAccaagagggagagggagaagcagGAGCTGGAGAGGGAACTCGAGCTGTTCAGGCAGAAGGTGCAGCACTACGAGgacaaggagaggaggagaacgGCAAGCTTCAAGGCCAATGGGGTCAGCACCAGCTGCAGTGGCACTTCTGTGTCGTCCAGTGGTGAGGACAGCGACGAACACTCCGATGACTACTGCGAGCTCGGCGAGTCTCCGCACGACGGCAACATTCAGAGCTCGTCGGATGCTGCTCTTAGCTCCATGACGGGTCAGGATGGCACGAGGCATCTAGTGGCCTTGGATGATTCGTTGACGTACTTTGAGATCGAGAGGCTCTCCATCCTGGAGGAACTCAAGGCCCTGGAGGAGAGGCTCTTCACATTGGAAGACGACGACATCAACACCACCAGTGCAGCTGCTGGCCATTCCTCCGATGATATCGATTTGTCGGCTGATGGCCTTCAGTCACCTGAGTATGGTCTCACCGATGACAAAGCTAAGTATCGAGGCAGGACCTCTATCAGTAGGGGGAAGAGTCTTCTGCCTCTGTTTGATGCAGTTGGTGATGAGAACGGTGATCAAATGCCATCTGCAAGGGTAGAAGAGGGAGAAGCCGTTGATTCGACGACAAAGTCGGTTTCTGTGGTTGCCAAAGAGCAGGAGAGGCTGGCAATAATAGAGGAGGTCGATCATGTGTATGAAAGATTGCAAGCACTGGAGGCGGACAAGGAATTCCTAAGGCACTGCATCAAGTCCCTGAAGAAAGGAGAAAAGGGCATGGACCTTCTTCAGGAGATCTTGCAGCATCTTCGCGATCTCCGCAATGTGGAACTTCACGTCAAGAATGCTGGCGATGCCCTTGCTGCAAATTCAGCATAGAAGATGCTGCTGTAGATGTGGTAATTTTCTGCTCCtgcatttttccttttcttgtttaCTTTGCAACAAAAGAGCGGTACTGTCCAAAAGAACATACACATTATTAGCACATAGTTGTCAAAGAGTTTACAAGTTACAACCTTGATATTTACCAttatgaacattttttttagaagAGAGTAGCCAATTACTCTAAAAGAGATGACTTCCTCGAATCTTGTCAACATGGTATGTTCCTTAATTGTTCAGATAGTTTGCCAGTTTGAGGTTCTTTTGAGAATAAAAGGTAGCAAGACTTACCATTAAACAGCTAAATATGCCGACGATAATTCCTACTTACAGAGATCACTACTGTTATGACTTTCGAATGGTACTGACTACTGAAACATTTCGTATGTTGTCAACACCATATCTTCCTTAGTTGCTTTTCAGAAAGTTTGCATTACTCTGGTTGTTACCAACAATAACGTCCGGGAACAACTATGCTTTGCAGATTACCCAAGCTTGATATTGATTGAGTTGATCGGACTTGATGACTCGATTGGAATGATTCAAGGTACTGCATTGGTGATGGTCCCTTTGCAAGATACTGGCCGAATTTAAGGGAGGTTCTGCTCATTTTTGCCTGAGGGCCGCCTGGAAGCAAGCCTCCCTTTTGTGCTGGTCCAGCACTGCCTACTTTTATGATTTGTGGTGGTTGTAGGAATCATTAGGTCTTTCAAAGCTGCACAAAGCTGAATCATGGTGCCAGCTTCTGCGACTgtgaaaaacaaaagaaaaaggttagTCTGAGTGGAGATGTGGaggatttttattttatttgtgccttttccttttttttgtggtTAACTTTCAGATTTGTTTGTGCTGAGGTAGGGGGTGTTGATGTATTTGTTGTATTTTTATGAGGTTGTAGCTTGTATGGTTGGTAAGTGCGGTTTGTTCGTTGTTTATAGCCAGATTTATGATGAAAGAAAGCCTCTTTATGATGAAATCCCATTGTACTAACCATGATCCTCGAGTCCTTGGTGTTTCTGCTCCAAGTTAGATCCTAAGCTCCCATCCAGTTTGTAAGAAGGTGTAGTATGATAGCACGGCAGATTGAACCTGCTCAATTATGCTGGTTTTGATGAGTGGCTTTGAGCTGTCCTGACACTTCAGCTCGTTGATGGATGAGCACACCACTAATTGAACGATTAATGCAATGATATGGAGTCCTGGGGTCTGGACTTTGGAGGGGCTATTATAAACAAACAACTCTtgcatctattatattattatttgattgTTAAAAGTAGTCACCAGGTTCGCTTTTAAGAtcataaaattaccatattaatcgaaaaaaatccatatcatatatgattaataaatagctagaTTTGGAAAACaaagagttcatatcaaatatgattaataaatagttaaattcgaaaataaaaattatgaaaaattatcagTTTGATTTCCACACAGTTTGG of Phragmites australis chromosome 3, lpPhrAust1.1, whole genome shotgun sequence contains these proteins:
- the LOC133912094 gene encoding myosin-binding protein 2-like isoform X1 encodes the protein MGSNGPAFLPRKVKEEASKQLIILPTRQPSPPLPSHSTYFPPVSLGCKVPRTSRPSKITVVHAAAVARRGRDRGAAMAAAAGKLAAALHRRTHRVTSALAYAVLEWVLIALLLINGLLAYAIARFAAYFGLTPPCLLCSSVDRLFQEDGGEAGGVRWLRGVLCGAHAAEISALGYCVHHRRLVGASGMCEGCLSSWKEMTSDAGEKSATACSCCNGVLRTSLRELEDKREEHAQEKITEEEEDQGYVLLAQEDHEEEEEELNEIEMQEQQSEVEGQEQQDEKVTAVEDESLEVMVRVEEIAPEDDRLVPVVALDEMTIADGSGLHRDVEEEEDDTNRVDDEQDSRDVDIGVVLEEKRILDSSVATPADAIEDSAVLISPIPRPEIVTNPSDPDQNSIPHDDEDVPDDTVEIGDSTTEEEHILPQVTEAVSEDDNRSAEVDTNCEVSIGSDICEREQDEHVVPFQDSALEDLVAPLAAADDQPLPLEILAQTEQEASETEQEEVTDATRLNHLPNEQNEAEDDKAPETPTYGVATQRSDRMFLLERKRSLSLSLDGSVASEVEGGEPSTVDQLKSALQAERKALGALYAELEEERNAAAIATNQTMAMINRLQEEKAAMQMEALQYQRMMEEQSEYDQEALQLLNELVTKREREKQELERELELFRQKVQHYEDKERRRTASFKANGVSTSCSGTSVSSSGEDSDEHSDDYCELGESPHDGNIQSSSDAALSSMTGQDGTRHLVALDDSLTYFEIERLSILEELKALEERLFTLEDDDINTTSAAAGHSSDDIDLSADGLQSPEYGLTDDKAKYRGRTSISRGKSLLPLFDAVGDENGDQMPSARVEEGEAVDSTTKSVSVVAKEQERLAIIEEVDHVYERLQALEADKEFLRHCIKSLKKGEKGMDLLQEILQHLRDLRNVELHVKNAGDALAANSA
- the LOC133912094 gene encoding myosin-binding protein 2-like isoform X2; this translates as MGSNGPAFLPRKVKEEASKQLIILPTRQPSPPLPSHSTYFPPVSLGCKVPRTSRPSKITVVHAAAVARRGRDRGAAMAAAAGKLAAALHRRTHRVTSALAYAVLEWVLIALLLINGLLAYAIARFAAYFGLTPPCLLCSSVDRLFQEDGGEAGGVRWLRGVLCGAHAAEISALGYCVHHRRLVGASGMCEGCLSSWKEMTSDAGEKSATACSCCNGVLRTSLRELEDKREEHAQEKITEEEEDQGYVLLAQEDHEEEEEELNEIEMQEQQSEVEGQEQQDEKVTAVEDESLEVMVRVEEIAPEDDRLVPVVALDEMTIADGSGLHRDVEEEEDDTNRVDDEQDSRDVDIGVVLEEKRILDSSVATPADAIEDSAVLISPIPRPEIVTNPSDPDQNSIPHDDEDVPDDTVEIGDSTTEEEHILPQVTEAVSEDDNRSAEVDTNCEVSIGSDICEREQDEHVVPFQDSALEDLVAPLAAADDQPLPLEILAQTEQASETEQEEVTDATRLNHLPNEQNEAEDDKAPETPTYGVATQRSDRMFLLERKRSLSLSLDGSVASEVEGGEPSTVDQLKSALQAERKALGALYAELEEERNAAAIATNQTMAMINRLQEEKAAMQMEALQYQRMMEEQSEYDQEALQLLNELVTKREREKQELERELELFRQKVQHYEDKERRRTASFKANGVSTSCSGTSVSSSGEDSDEHSDDYCELGESPHDGNIQSSSDAALSSMTGQDGTRHLVALDDSLTYFEIERLSILEELKALEERLFTLEDDDINTTSAAAGHSSDDIDLSADGLQSPEYGLTDDKAKYRGRTSISRGKSLLPLFDAVGDENGDQMPSARVEEGEAVDSTTKSVSVVAKEQERLAIIEEVDHVYERLQALEADKEFLRHCIKSLKKGEKGMDLLQEILQHLRDLRNVELHVKNAGDALAANSA